One part of the Desulfonema ishimotonii genome encodes these proteins:
- a CDS encoding NAD(P)/FAD-dependent oxidoreductase — MMGKHLVLVGGGHAHLTVLRQLDRFTQAGHEVTVISTNAFHYYSGMGPGMLAGTYTPGAIRFHVRKMVEDRGCRFIENNVIRVDPGARRLFLESGGDIPYDIASFNVGSRIAFASPSEADSQTVFPVKPIENLMAARAQVIERLGNGPLKICVAGGGAAGVEIAASLSRLVRDTGGQADVTLIAGSRLLHRMAEKARQVALNALSAFGITVREGVRLSRIRRQQIELTGGEVMDSDLTFLAVGTAPPPLFLESGIPTGPGGGMRVSRHLQSVSHPEIFGGGDCIDFAPSPLARVGVYAVRENPILCHNLMAALDGGRPFRAFSPQKYFMLILNLGDGTGLFIRKSRVWRSRAAFMLKHFIDTRFMRQFQVSGESE, encoded by the coding sequence ATGATGGGCAAGCATCTGGTACTTGTGGGCGGGGGACATGCTCACCTTACGGTACTCAGGCAACTCGACCGGTTTACGCAAGCGGGGCATGAGGTGACGGTCATCAGCACAAACGCCTTTCACTACTATTCGGGAATGGGGCCGGGCATGCTGGCCGGAACCTATACTCCGGGGGCCATTCGCTTTCATGTCCGGAAAATGGTCGAAGACCGGGGCTGCCGGTTTATTGAAAACAACGTCATCCGCGTTGACCCCGGCGCCCGGCGGCTTTTTCTGGAAAGCGGGGGCGACATCCCCTATGATATCGCCTCCTTCAACGTGGGAAGCCGGATTGCCTTTGCCTCCCCTTCTGAGGCTGACAGCCAGACCGTCTTTCCCGTCAAGCCCATTGAAAATCTGATGGCGGCGCGGGCACAGGTGATCGAACGCCTCGGAAACGGCCCTCTGAAAATCTGTGTGGCCGGCGGGGGGGCCGCCGGGGTCGAAATTGCCGCCAGCCTGAGCCGACTGGTCCGCGATACCGGGGGCCAGGCCGACGTTACCCTGATCGCCGGAAGCCGCCTGCTGCACCGCATGGCGGAAAAGGCCCGGCAGGTGGCGCTGAACGCATTATCGGCCTTCGGGATTACGGTCCGGGAGGGCGTTCGGCTGTCCCGTATCCGCAGACAGCAGATCGAACTGACCGGCGGGGAAGTGATGGATTCCGATCTGACCTTTCTGGCTGTGGGCACGGCTCCGCCGCCGCTGTTCCTGGAATCCGGAATCCCCACAGGCCCGGGGGGCGGGATGCGGGTCAGTCGCCACCTGCAATCCGTCTCCCACCCGGAGATTTTCGGCGGGGGGGACTGCATCGACTTTGCCCCGTCACCCCTGGCCCGTGTGGGCGTTTACGCGGTCCGGGAAAATCCGATTCTGTGTCACAATCTCATGGCGGCCCTGGACGGGGGGCGTCCGTTTCGCGCCTTTTCGCCCCAGAAATACTTTATGCTGATTCTCAACCTGGGAGACGGAACCGGTCTCTTTATCCGAAAGTCGCGGGTGTGGCGGAGCCGGGCGGCCTTTATGCTGAAACACTTTATTGACACCCGGTTCATGCGGCAGTTTCAGGTGTCGGGGGAGTCGGAATAG
- a CDS encoding FAD-dependent oxidoreductase yields the protein MPAWLIIGGGIHGTYLSNLLTGEAGVSPDDIRVLDPHGTPLAVWNRHTGNCGMTWLRSPGTHNIDLHILSVRRFAASDAGSPFAEFIPPYFRPSLKLFRKHCEHVIRKRGLAPLRIQGRALAVRRSGSALSVETETGTLKARRVILCPGMGDRLCYPAWAAKLRAAGRPVRHVFEPAFRRDALPEGTDTVVVGGGITAVQLALALCREQKGRTSLLSRHPLRENNLDFDPCWIGPKCLTGFHRTAYPARRKIVDAARNRGTVTQETMSAFRQVLRGGQVGFEQTAVRDANGAGERIRLRTDAGDRYADRVILATGFDRCRPGGPLTDQMIREFGLRTATCGFPVTDPFFRWHENIFVTGALAELQGGPCSRNIVGVRNIGRQLLKYIREFG from the coding sequence ATGCCGGCGTGGCTGATTATCGGCGGGGGCATTCACGGCACGTATCTGTCCAATCTGCTGACAGGCGAAGCCGGGGTATCTCCGGACGACATCCGGGTGCTGGACCCCCACGGGACGCCGCTGGCGGTCTGGAACCGTCACACCGGCAACTGCGGCATGACTTGGCTGCGCTCCCCGGGCACCCACAACATCGACCTGCACATCCTCTCCGTGCGCCGGTTTGCCGCCTCCGACGCGGGCAGCCCCTTCGCGGAGTTCATCCCCCCGTATTTCCGGCCCTCCCTGAAGCTGTTCCGAAAGCATTGTGAGCATGTGATCCGGAAACGGGGGCTGGCCCCCCTTCGGATACAGGGCCGCGCCCTGGCCGTGAGGCGGTCAGGCAGCGCCCTCTCTGTCGAAACGGAAACCGGCACGCTGAAGGCCCGGCGGGTCATTCTCTGTCCGGGGATGGGGGACCGGCTCTGCTATCCGGCCTGGGCTGCGAAACTCAGGGCGGCGGGGAGACCGGTCCGCCATGTGTTTGAACCGGCGTTCCGGCGGGACGCACTTCCGGAGGGAACCGACACCGTTGTGGTGGGGGGCGGCATCACGGCGGTTCAACTGGCCCTGGCCCTGTGCCGGGAGCAGAAGGGGCGCACCAGCCTCCTGTCGCGCCACCCGCTCCGGGAGAACAACCTCGACTTTGACCCGTGCTGGATCGGCCCCAAATGTCTCACCGGTTTTCACCGGACCGCATATCCCGCCCGCCGGAAAATCGTTGATGCCGCCAGAAACAGAGGAACAGTGACGCAGGAGACGATGTCAGCTTTCAGACAGGTCCTCCGGGGCGGGCAGGTGGGCTTTGAGCAGACCGCCGTCCGTGATGCGAACGGGGCCGGGGAGCGAATACGCCTCCGAACCGACGCCGGAGACCGGTACGCGGACCGGGTTATCCTGGCCACCGGATTTGACCGGTGCAGGCCGGGCGGTCCGCTGACAGATCAGATGATCAGGGAATTCGGTCTCAGGACCGCGACCTGCGGATTTCCCGTGACAGACCCGTTTTTCCGGTGGCACGAAAACATCTTTGTCACGGGCGCGCTGGCCGAACTCCAGGGCGGCCCCTGTTCGCGGAATATCGTGGGCGTCCGCAATATAGGTCGTCAGCTGCTGAAATACATCCGCGAATTCGGATAA
- a CDS encoding ABC transporter substrate-binding protein has translation MMQSKQMRYILIGVLVSITMIGLGCSEQLKQYFESNEDEIHIALVGPMTGESKSVGKAFANGVRLYVEDVNRRGGVNGKRLVIDTYDDQNKPGLAHDEASRLVEQNRAVAVIGHHYSTCSISAGKIYKEFGIPAISPASTNVSVTLNNPWFFRASFNDNLQGRFLANYAHKVFGQPNVSIICEDDDYGRYLAQTFEETSAALGSTVKHKWKFVADTRQTAARMDQIVRELAAEKDAGVVFLATHAGPGIRLLRLMKEKKILNTLMGPDAFASETFRRGFDEFPKERRSPGYYTNGLYVTTPLIFDTSDAKGQQFRETYRRHYGQVPGWHAAFAYDSALLIVHALRATGAEGTPETIREDRIKIRNFLAGMNSPDNALEGVTGLNYFDKKGDARKPVLIGVYKNQNIVSALNQFQTTSNPAVRSYLETKLKKDRVITFEENFMYRINVVFTGVEIRKVSNMDFDNLTCTLDFDLWFRYLGENDLDKIRFLNAAEPLVRLEKSLETTEEAALPSSWIFREKALRTKDGINYRRYRGRGRFQMDFIPERYVYGEHILGISFHHPELDRNNLIYVRDVIGMGNGHDEEALLKRMQDDQVVSRTSGWKIKSVWFFQDLVEENAMGNPEYINITGGSVNYSRFNVGVRVMPDKFILRNIIPGEWVGYMLLLSAFMVMVLPFVGKTRTFRPFLRILWIFQIGAAFLLLLSGEYYLINHLGGTYYLGPIILTFNILWWIIPAFLLSVGVRRFIWNPLEEQTGRSVPHIIRNSISLTIYMLATFGIVAFVFDQRLTSLLATSGVIAMIIGLAIQINISNIFSGIAINVERPFRVGDWVRINDFKEGRVVDINWRATRIKTRDDTLLSIPNSQASESAIENFSSPDNGFFKYFTVHIDPVHPPERVKKILLDAALAAEGVETDPPPSTRFLGLADGVTGTSKPWVSNYLISVYVRDYGKKFAYNESVWTSVWTHLRRAGIRPVMPRQEMHMVLEGIRRKKAIESRPLLLLDELELFEPFSPDARHFLARHMKRCHFYTGESVVRQGDSGNSLFIIEEGVVGIHVKFENRTKAVEVARLGAGDFFGEMALLTGEKRTATIISVTETWLYEITKEDIAPFIEQEPKISRRLSDILTARKIATASRKDAKDPYALDKETLATQLFNRIQNFFGF, from the coding sequence ATGATGCAATCAAAACAGATGCGCTATATTCTGATCGGGGTGCTGGTTTCAATCACAATGATCGGACTGGGATGCTCAGAACAGTTGAAACAGTATTTTGAAAGCAATGAGGATGAGATCCACATTGCCCTGGTGGGGCCGATGACCGGAGAAAGCAAATCCGTGGGCAAGGCCTTTGCAAACGGGGTGCGTCTGTATGTTGAGGACGTAAACCGGCGCGGCGGCGTGAACGGGAAGCGCCTGGTGATCGACACCTATGATGACCAGAACAAGCCCGGGCTGGCCCACGACGAGGCCTCCCGGCTTGTGGAGCAGAACCGGGCCGTGGCCGTCATCGGCCACCATTACTCCACATGTTCCATCAGCGCCGGAAAGATTTACAAAGAGTTCGGCATTCCCGCCATCAGCCCGGCCTCCACCAACGTCAGCGTCACCCTGAACAACCCCTGGTTCTTCCGGGCCTCCTTTAACGACAACCTGCAGGGGCGCTTTCTGGCCAACTACGCCCACAAGGTCTTCGGCCAGCCGAACGTCAGCATCATCTGCGAAGATGACGATTACGGCAGATATCTGGCCCAGACCTTTGAGGAGACCTCCGCAGCCCTGGGCAGTACGGTGAAACACAAATGGAAATTTGTGGCCGACACCCGCCAGACAGCGGCCCGGATGGATCAGATCGTCCGGGAGCTGGCTGCGGAAAAGGATGCGGGGGTCGTCTTTCTCGCCACCCATGCCGGCCCGGGGATCAGACTGCTCAGACTGATGAAGGAGAAGAAGATCCTCAACACCCTCATGGGGCCGGATGCCTTTGCCTCGGAGACCTTCCGCAGGGGATTTGACGAATTTCCCAAGGAGCGCAGAAGCCCCGGATACTATACCAACGGTCTTTACGTCACCACCCCGCTTATCTTTGACACCTCCGACGCAAAGGGCCAGCAGTTCCGGGAAACTTATCGCAGGCACTACGGCCAGGTGCCGGGCTGGCATGCGGCCTTTGCCTATGATTCGGCCCTGCTCATCGTTCACGCACTCAGGGCGACCGGGGCCGAGGGGACACCGGAGACGATCCGGGAGGACCGTATAAAGATCAGAAATTTTCTCGCAGGCATGAACTCCCCTGACAACGCCCTGGAGGGCGTCACCGGTCTGAACTATTTCGATAAAAAGGGGGATGCCCGGAAGCCGGTTCTGATCGGGGTCTACAAAAACCAGAACATTGTATCGGCCCTGAACCAGTTTCAGACCACCTCCAACCCGGCAGTCCGGTCATACCTGGAGACAAAGCTGAAAAAGGACCGGGTCATCACCTTTGAAGAGAACTTCATGTACCGGATCAATGTGGTCTTCACCGGCGTTGAGATCCGGAAGGTCAGCAACATGGATTTTGACAACCTGACCTGTACCCTCGATTTCGACCTCTGGTTCCGGTATCTGGGGGAAAATGATCTGGATAAGATCAGATTCCTCAACGCGGCAGAACCCCTTGTCCGCCTTGAAAAATCGCTGGAGACGACGGAGGAGGCCGCGCTGCCGTCGTCGTGGATTTTCAGAGAAAAGGCCCTCCGAACCAAAGACGGCATCAACTACCGCCGCTACCGGGGCCGGGGCCGGTTTCAGATGGACTTCATTCCCGAACGGTATGTGTACGGCGAACACATCCTCGGTATCAGCTTTCATCACCCCGAACTGGACCGCAACAACCTGATCTATGTCCGGGATGTGATCGGCATGGGGAATGGCCATGATGAAGAGGCGCTTCTGAAACGGATGCAGGATGATCAGGTGGTCAGCCGGACCAGCGGCTGGAAGATCAAATCGGTCTGGTTTTTCCAGGATCTCGTGGAAGAAAATGCCATGGGGAACCCGGAATATATCAACATCACCGGCGGCTCTGTCAATTACTCCCGGTTCAACGTCGGGGTACGGGTCATGCCGGACAAATTTATCCTGCGCAACATTATTCCCGGAGAATGGGTCGGCTACATGCTGCTCCTGAGCGCGTTTATGGTGATGGTCCTGCCCTTTGTGGGCAAAACCCGGACGTTCAGACCCTTTCTGCGAATCCTCTGGATATTCCAGATCGGCGCGGCCTTTCTCCTGCTGCTGTCCGGTGAGTATTATCTGATCAACCATCTGGGCGGAACCTATTATCTCGGCCCCATTATCCTGACCTTCAATATCCTCTGGTGGATCATTCCCGCCTTCCTGCTTAGCGTCGGCGTCAGGCGGTTCATCTGGAATCCCCTGGAAGAGCAGACCGGGCGGAGTGTGCCCCATATCATCCGGAATTCGATCTCCCTGACGATCTATATGCTGGCGACCTTCGGCATCGTCGCCTTTGTCTTTGACCAGCGGCTCACCAGTCTGCTGGCGACCTCCGGTGTCATCGCCATGATCATCGGCCTGGCGATCCAGATCAACATCTCCAATATCTTTTCCGGCATTGCCATTAACGTGGAGCGCCCCTTCCGGGTGGGCGACTGGGTGAGGATCAACGATTTTAAAGAGGGGCGGGTGGTCGATATCAACTGGCGGGCGACCCGCATAAAAACGCGGGATGATACCCTGCTGTCTATTCCCAACAGCCAGGCGTCCGAGTCGGCCATTGAGAACTTCAGCTCCCCTGATAACGGATTTTTCAAATATTTCACCGTCCACATCGACCCGGTCCATCCGCCGGAGCGGGTCAAGAAAATCCTGCTGGATGCGGCCCTGGCCGCCGAAGGGGTGGAGACAGATCCCCCGCCGTCCACCCGTTTCCTCGGACTGGCCGATGGCGTCACCGGCACCAGCAAGCCCTGGGTGAGCAATTACCTGATCTCCGTTTATGTCAGGGATTACGGCAAGAAATTTGCCTATAACGAGTCGGTCTGGACGAGTGTCTGGACCCATCTGCGTCGGGCGGGCATCCGCCCCGTCATGCCCCGGCAGGAGATGCACATGGTGCTGGAGGGCATCCGCCGCAAAAAGGCCATTGAAAGCAGGCCCCTGCTGCTGCTGGACGAACTGGAGCTGTTTGAGCCGTTTTCCCCCGACGCCCGGCATTTCCTCGCCCGGCACATGAAGCGCTGCCATTTTTATACCGGCGAAAGCGTTGTCCGGCAGGGCGATTCCGGCAACTCCCTGTTTATTATCGAGGAGGGGGTTGTGGGGATTCATGTGAAATTCGAGAACCGGACCAAAGCCGTGGAAGTGGCCCGTCTCGGTGCCGGGGATTTCTTCGGGGAGATGGCCCTGCTGACCGGTGAAAAGCGGACCGCCACCATTATCTCCGTCACGGAGACCTGGCTGTACGAGATCACCAAGGAGGACATTGCGCCGTTTATCGAGCAGGAGCCGAAGATCTCCAGGCGGCTCAGCGATATCCTGACCGCCCGGAAAATCGCCACGGCGTCCCGGAAGGATGCCAAAGATCCCTACGCGCTGGACAAGGAAACCCTCGCCACGCAGCTGTTTAACCGGATACAGAATTTCTTCGGATTTTAG
- a CDS encoding MFS transporter, which produces MDRADKKIFGTLFFSIFTAVTGVGIVVPLLPVYAHDMGASGMYIGLIFGAFSLSRTFFLPFFGRSSDKIGRKPYIVIGLLCYTLISFAFLAAISVEILIAIRFVQGIASAMIMPVTQAYVGEITPEKREGVTMGIFNMSTFIGLSLGPLIGGVLNDRFDLRIAFISMGILSAVGFFLSLVLLPPTRSERIISRSAVPVTWTHLFRDRIINGLFIFRFVYTACIGIIWGFLPVFADSEFSLSSSAIGVLVMLGVLTSGLLQTPMGYLADRGNKRLMILFGGVIVGYAMFTFERAAGFWDLFAANIFFGIGGSIAMAPLMAIAVRKGAQKGAMGSVMALMTMAHSMGMMIGAFLAGALMDLLELRQTFFFGELVMLAGTGLFFLCMFSAGQTGDEI; this is translated from the coding sequence ATGGACAGAGCGGATAAAAAAATTTTCGGGACGCTGTTTTTCTCCATCTTCACGGCGGTCACAGGCGTCGGCATTGTGGTGCCGCTGCTGCCGGTCTACGCCCACGACATGGGGGCTAGCGGCATGTATATCGGCCTGATTTTCGGCGCGTTTTCGCTCTCCCGGACCTTTTTTCTCCCCTTTTTCGGGCGAAGCTCGGACAAAATAGGCCGGAAGCCCTATATTGTTATCGGCCTGCTGTGTTACACACTGATCTCATTTGCGTTTCTTGCAGCCATCAGCGTCGAGATCCTGATTGCCATACGGTTTGTCCAGGGGATCGCCTCCGCCATGATTATGCCCGTCACCCAGGCCTATGTAGGCGAGATCACCCCTGAAAAGCGGGAGGGGGTCACAATGGGCATCTTCAACATGTCCACCTTTATCGGTCTGAGCCTGGGGCCGCTGATCGGCGGGGTTCTGAACGACCGCTTTGATCTCCGGATCGCCTTTATTTCAATGGGCATCCTCTCCGCCGTCGGCTTTTTCCTGAGCCTGGTGCTGCTCCCCCCGACCCGCTCGGAACGGATCATCTCCCGGAGCGCAGTGCCGGTCACCTGGACACATCTGTTCAGGGACAGGATCATTAACGGCCTGTTTATATTTCGCTTTGTCTACACCGCCTGCATCGGCATCATCTGGGGGTTTCTGCCGGTTTTTGCCGACTCGGAATTTTCGCTCTCCAGCTCGGCCATCGGCGTCCTGGTCATGCTCGGCGTTCTGACCAGCGGCCTGCTTCAGACGCCCATGGGCTATCTGGCGGACCGGGGAAACAAGCGGCTGATGATTCTCTTCGGCGGGGTGATTGTCGGGTATGCCATGTTCACATTTGAGCGGGCCGCCGGATTCTGGGATCTGTTTGCCGCCAATATTTTTTTCGGCATCGGCGGCAGTATTGCCATGGCCCCCCTGATGGCGATTGCCGTCCGGAAAGGGGCGCAGAAGGGCGCTATGGGGTCGGTAATGGCGCTGATGACCATGGCCCACAGCATGGGGATGATGATCGGGGCTTTTCTGGCCGGGGCACTGATGGACCTGCTGGAGCTGCGCCAGACATTTTTTTTCGGGGAGCTGGTCATGCTGGCGGGAACCGGGCTGTTTTTTCTCTGCATGTTTTCCGCCGGACAGACCGGTGATGAAATCTGA